From a region of the Cucumis sativus cultivar 9930 chromosome 6, Cucumber_9930_V3, whole genome shotgun sequence genome:
- the LOC101221972 gene encoding protein FAR1-RELATED SEQUENCE 4 isoform X1, with translation MNSNSIIPNSFLEPCLGMEFDSHEHAYSFYRDYAKSMGFGTSKLSSRRSRASKEFIDAKFSCMRYGNKQQSDDAINPRPSPKIGCKASMHVKRKHNGKWYVYSFVKDHNHDLLPSQVHLFRSHRNIDPLKNDVKIRKRKNSAAISKLFSAYQNVDCLENFVRNQHDKGRTLALESGDAHILLELFMHMQQENPKFFYAVDMNEEHQLRNVFWVDGKGMEDYAHFGDVVSFDTTYFTNKYKLPLVLFIGVNHHIQHTLLGCALIADDTLYTYLWLMQTWYIAMGERSPKVILTDQNTSMKAVIEAVLPGTRHYFSLWYILEKIPKELEFLSMWHENFMEKFKKCVFKSWTKEEFEKRWQKLLDKFNLREVEWMQHLYDDRAYWVPAFAEDVSFAGLCTSSRMESLNSSFDKYVQIETSLKEFIDRYRDILEERYEEEAKANFDAWHETPELKSPSPFEKQMSLVYTYEIFKKFQMEVLGAAACHLKKETEDETIATYNVKDFEDGQNYVVECSHSNSDIYCSCRSFEYKGFLCRHAIIVLQMSGVFSIPSKYILQRWTNTAMSRNPINEKLDEVQYKVRRFNDLCRRAIILGEEGSLSQESYDIALSAINEALKQCATVSRSSSAETDVRSDTSTMLVFGIEDNQCNNNNLAVDNAPDLKVINAKKIPNLAGSSNEPEVNESNKNGKVIIVSQPFATNAGSRDDFNQMELSDMRPIQLSGISPTQLHNMVPTLLQFHSMSSSHLHENRLPR, from the exons ATGAATTCCAATTCCATCATCCCCAATTCTTTCCTAGAGCCATGCCTTGGCATGGAGTTTGATTCTCACGAACATGCATATTCGTTCTATAGAGACTACGCCAAGTCTATGGGCTTTGGAACTTCCAAATTAAGCAGCCGTCGTTCTAGGGCATCCAAGGAATTTATTGATGCAAAGTTTTCATGTATGAGATATGGCAATAAGCAGCAGTCTGATGATGCTATCAACCCACGTCCTTCCCCCAAAATTGGTTGTAAAGCCAGCATGCACGTCAAGAGAAAACATAATGGGAAATGGTATGTTTATAGTTTTGTAAAAGATCATAACCACGACCTTTTACCCTCTCAAGTTCATCTTTTTAGAAGCCACCGAAATATTGATCCTCTCAAAAACGACGTTAAAATACGGAAACGGAAGAATTCAGCTGCCATCTCAAAACTGTTCAGTGCTTATCAGAATGTTGATTGTTTAGAAAACTTTGTGAGAAACCAACACGATAAGGGTCGCACCTTGGCTCTAGAATCAGGGGACGCACATATTCTGCTTGAACTTTTTATGCATATGCAGcaagaaaatccaaaattctTTTATGCAGTTGATATGAATGAAGAGCACCAGTTGCGCAATGTGTTCTGGGTTGACGGCAAAGGTATGGAAGACTATGCACACTTTGGAGATGTGGTTTCATTTGACACCACGTATTTCACAAACAAGTATAAGCTTCCGTTAGTCCTTTTTATAGGAGTGAACCATCACATTCAACATACTCTACTTGGTTGTGCACTGATTGCTGATGACACACTTTATACATATCTGTGGTTAATGCAAACATGGTATATAGCAATGGGAGAGCGATCTCCAAAGGTGATACTCACTGACCAAAATACCTCTATGAAAGCAGTCATTGAGGCAGTTCTTCCTGGAACACGTCACTACTTTTCTCTGTGgtatattttggaaaagatTCCTAAAGAGCTCGAGTTTTTAAGCATGTGGCACGAGAATTTTATGGAGAAGTTCAAGAAGTGTGTTTTTAAGTCGTGGACCAAGGAAGAGTTTGAGAAGAGGTGGCAGAAGTTGCTCGATAAATTTAATCTTAGAGAAGTTGAGTGGATGCAACATTTGTATGATGATCGTGCTTATTGGGTCCCTGCTTTTGCAGAAGATGTTTCTTTTGCTGGCTTATGCACATCTTCACGAATGGAGAGTTTGAACTCttcttttgacaaatatgTTCAGATTGAAACATCCTTGAAGGAGTTTATAGATCGATACAGAGACATCCTTGAGGAGCGATATGAGGAAGAAGCAAAGGCAAATTTTGATGCTTGGCACGAAACTCCGGAGTTGAAGTCTCCATCTCCGTTTGAGAAACAAATGTCACTGGTATATACTTAcgaaatctttaaaaaatttcaaatggaGGTTTTGGGAGCTGCTGCGTGCCATCTGAAGAAAGAAACTGAAGACGAAACTATTGCGACTTACAATGTCAAAGACTTTGAAGACGGTCAGAATTATGTTGTTGAATGCAGTCACTCAAATTCAGATATATATTGCTCCTGCCGttcatttgaatataaaggtTTTCTCTGTAGACATGCCATTATTGTCCTCCAAATGTCTGGCGTTTTCAGTATACCATCCAAGTATATATTGCAGCGTTGGACCAACACTGCTATGAGCAGAAATCCAATCAATGAAAAGTTGGATGAAGTGCAATATAAGGTCCGTCGTTTTAATGATCTTTGTCGAAGAGCTATAATATTGGGAGAAGAAGGGTCTTTGTCTCAGGAGAGTTATGACATTGCACTTTCTGCAATTAACGAAGCTTTGAAACAATGTGCAACTGTGAGTAGGAGCAGTTCTGCAGAAACTGATGTGAGGTCTGACACCTCAACAATGCTTGTTTTTGGTATTGAGGATAACCAATGCAACAACAACAACTTAGCTGTTGATAATGCTCCTGATCTTAAGGTGATTAATGCTAAAAAGATTCCTAACTTGGCAGGGTCGAGCAATGAACCTGAAGTCAATGAAAGCAACAAAAATGGGAAGGTGATCATT GTATCTCAACCATTTGCTACAAATGCTGGATCCCGGGATGATTTCAATCAAATG GAGTTGAGTGATATGCGGCCAATCCAATTGAGTGGAATATCACCGACGCAATTGCATAACATGGTACCAACACTGCTTCAGTTTCATAGCATGTCTTCTTCACATTTGCATGAGAATCGTCTTCCTCGTTGA
- the LOC101221972 gene encoding protein FAR1-RELATED SEQUENCE 4 isoform X2: protein MNSNSIIPNSFLEPCLGMEFDSHEHAYSFYRDYAKSMGFGTSKLSSRRSRASKEFIDAKFSCMRYGNKQQSDDAINPRPSPKIGCKASMHVKRKHNGKWYVYSFVKDHNHDLLPSQVHLFRSHRNIDPLKNDVKIRKRKNSAAISKLFSAYQNVDCLENFVRNQHDKGRTLALESGDAHILLELFMHMQQENPKFFYAVDMNEEHQLRNVFWVDGKGMEDYAHFGDVVSFDTTYFTNKYKLPLVLFIGVNHHIQHTLLGCALIADDTLYTYLWLMQTWYIAMGERSPKVILTDQNTSMKAVIEAVLPGTRHYFSLWYILEKIPKELEFLSMWHENFMEKFKKCVFKSWTKEEFEKRWQKLLDKFNLREVEWMQHLYDDRAYWVPAFAEDVSFAGLCTSSRMESLNSSFDKYVQIETSLKEFIDRYRDILEERYEEEAKANFDAWHETPELKSPSPFEKQMSLVYTYEIFKKFQMEVLGAAACHLKKETEDETIATYNVKDFEDGQNYVVECSHSNSDIYCSCRSFEYKGFLCRHAIIVLQMSGVFSIPSKYILQRWTNTAMSRNPINEKLDEVQYKVRRFNDLCRRAIILGEEGSLSQESYDIALSAINEALKQCATVSRSSSAETDVRSDTSTMLVFGIEDNQCNNNNLAVDNAPDLKVINAKKIPNLAGSSNEPEVNESNKNGKVSQPFATNAGSRDDFNQMELSDMRPIQLSGISPTQLHNMVPTLLQFHSMSSSHLHENRLPR, encoded by the exons ATGAATTCCAATTCCATCATCCCCAATTCTTTCCTAGAGCCATGCCTTGGCATGGAGTTTGATTCTCACGAACATGCATATTCGTTCTATAGAGACTACGCCAAGTCTATGGGCTTTGGAACTTCCAAATTAAGCAGCCGTCGTTCTAGGGCATCCAAGGAATTTATTGATGCAAAGTTTTCATGTATGAGATATGGCAATAAGCAGCAGTCTGATGATGCTATCAACCCACGTCCTTCCCCCAAAATTGGTTGTAAAGCCAGCATGCACGTCAAGAGAAAACATAATGGGAAATGGTATGTTTATAGTTTTGTAAAAGATCATAACCACGACCTTTTACCCTCTCAAGTTCATCTTTTTAGAAGCCACCGAAATATTGATCCTCTCAAAAACGACGTTAAAATACGGAAACGGAAGAATTCAGCTGCCATCTCAAAACTGTTCAGTGCTTATCAGAATGTTGATTGTTTAGAAAACTTTGTGAGAAACCAACACGATAAGGGTCGCACCTTGGCTCTAGAATCAGGGGACGCACATATTCTGCTTGAACTTTTTATGCATATGCAGcaagaaaatccaaaattctTTTATGCAGTTGATATGAATGAAGAGCACCAGTTGCGCAATGTGTTCTGGGTTGACGGCAAAGGTATGGAAGACTATGCACACTTTGGAGATGTGGTTTCATTTGACACCACGTATTTCACAAACAAGTATAAGCTTCCGTTAGTCCTTTTTATAGGAGTGAACCATCACATTCAACATACTCTACTTGGTTGTGCACTGATTGCTGATGACACACTTTATACATATCTGTGGTTAATGCAAACATGGTATATAGCAATGGGAGAGCGATCTCCAAAGGTGATACTCACTGACCAAAATACCTCTATGAAAGCAGTCATTGAGGCAGTTCTTCCTGGAACACGTCACTACTTTTCTCTGTGgtatattttggaaaagatTCCTAAAGAGCTCGAGTTTTTAAGCATGTGGCACGAGAATTTTATGGAGAAGTTCAAGAAGTGTGTTTTTAAGTCGTGGACCAAGGAAGAGTTTGAGAAGAGGTGGCAGAAGTTGCTCGATAAATTTAATCTTAGAGAAGTTGAGTGGATGCAACATTTGTATGATGATCGTGCTTATTGGGTCCCTGCTTTTGCAGAAGATGTTTCTTTTGCTGGCTTATGCACATCTTCACGAATGGAGAGTTTGAACTCttcttttgacaaatatgTTCAGATTGAAACATCCTTGAAGGAGTTTATAGATCGATACAGAGACATCCTTGAGGAGCGATATGAGGAAGAAGCAAAGGCAAATTTTGATGCTTGGCACGAAACTCCGGAGTTGAAGTCTCCATCTCCGTTTGAGAAACAAATGTCACTGGTATATACTTAcgaaatctttaaaaaatttcaaatggaGGTTTTGGGAGCTGCTGCGTGCCATCTGAAGAAAGAAACTGAAGACGAAACTATTGCGACTTACAATGTCAAAGACTTTGAAGACGGTCAGAATTATGTTGTTGAATGCAGTCACTCAAATTCAGATATATATTGCTCCTGCCGttcatttgaatataaaggtTTTCTCTGTAGACATGCCATTATTGTCCTCCAAATGTCTGGCGTTTTCAGTATACCATCCAAGTATATATTGCAGCGTTGGACCAACACTGCTATGAGCAGAAATCCAATCAATGAAAAGTTGGATGAAGTGCAATATAAGGTCCGTCGTTTTAATGATCTTTGTCGAAGAGCTATAATATTGGGAGAAGAAGGGTCTTTGTCTCAGGAGAGTTATGACATTGCACTTTCTGCAATTAACGAAGCTTTGAAACAATGTGCAACTGTGAGTAGGAGCAGTTCTGCAGAAACTGATGTGAGGTCTGACACCTCAACAATGCTTGTTTTTGGTATTGAGGATAACCAATGCAACAACAACAACTTAGCTGTTGATAATGCTCCTGATCTTAAGGTGATTAATGCTAAAAAGATTCCTAACTTGGCAGGGTCGAGCAATGAACCTGAAGTCAATGAAAGCAACAAAAATGGGAAG GTATCTCAACCATTTGCTACAAATGCTGGATCCCGGGATGATTTCAATCAAATG GAGTTGAGTGATATGCGGCCAATCCAATTGAGTGGAATATCACCGACGCAATTGCATAACATGGTACCAACACTGCTTCAGTTTCATAGCATGTCTTCTTCACATTTGCATGAGAATCGTCTTCCTCGTTGA
- the LOC101221972 gene encoding protein FAR1-RELATED SEQUENCE 4 isoform X4 — protein sequence MNSNSIIPNSFLEPCLGMEFDSHEHAYSFYRDYAKSMGFGTSKLSSRRSRASKEFIDAKFSCMRYGNKQQSDDAINPRPSPKIGCKASMHVKRKHNGKWYVYSFVKDHNHDLLPSQVHLFRSHRNIDPLKNDVKIRKRKNSAAISKLFSAYQNVDCLENFVRNQHDKGRTLALESGDAHILLELFMHMQQENPKFFYAVDMNEEHQLRNVFWVDGKGMEDYAHFGDVVSFDTTYFTNKYKLPLVLFIGVNHHIQHTLLGCALIADDTLYTYLWLMQTWYIAMGERSPKVILTDQNTSMKAVIEAVLPGTRHYFSLWYILEKIPKELEFLSMWHENFMEKFKKCVFKSWTKEEFEKRWQKLLDKFNLREVEWMQHLYDDRAYWVPAFAEDVSFAGLCTSSRMESLNSSFDKYVQIETSLKEFIDRYRDILEERYEEEAKANFDAWHETPELKSPSPFEKQMSLVYTYEIFKKFQMEVLGAAACHLKKETEDETIATYNVKDFEDGQNYVVECSHSNSDIYCSCRSFEYKGFLCRHAIIVLQMSGVFSIPSKYILQRWTNTAMSRNPINEKLDEVQYKVRRFNDLCRRAIILGEEGSLSQESYDIALSAINEALKQCATVSRSSSAETDVRSDTSTMLVFGIEDNQCNNNNLAVDNAPDLKVINAKKIPNLAGSSNEPEVNESNKNGKVIIVSQPFATNAGSRDDFNQMH from the exons ATGAATTCCAATTCCATCATCCCCAATTCTTTCCTAGAGCCATGCCTTGGCATGGAGTTTGATTCTCACGAACATGCATATTCGTTCTATAGAGACTACGCCAAGTCTATGGGCTTTGGAACTTCCAAATTAAGCAGCCGTCGTTCTAGGGCATCCAAGGAATTTATTGATGCAAAGTTTTCATGTATGAGATATGGCAATAAGCAGCAGTCTGATGATGCTATCAACCCACGTCCTTCCCCCAAAATTGGTTGTAAAGCCAGCATGCACGTCAAGAGAAAACATAATGGGAAATGGTATGTTTATAGTTTTGTAAAAGATCATAACCACGACCTTTTACCCTCTCAAGTTCATCTTTTTAGAAGCCACCGAAATATTGATCCTCTCAAAAACGACGTTAAAATACGGAAACGGAAGAATTCAGCTGCCATCTCAAAACTGTTCAGTGCTTATCAGAATGTTGATTGTTTAGAAAACTTTGTGAGAAACCAACACGATAAGGGTCGCACCTTGGCTCTAGAATCAGGGGACGCACATATTCTGCTTGAACTTTTTATGCATATGCAGcaagaaaatccaaaattctTTTATGCAGTTGATATGAATGAAGAGCACCAGTTGCGCAATGTGTTCTGGGTTGACGGCAAAGGTATGGAAGACTATGCACACTTTGGAGATGTGGTTTCATTTGACACCACGTATTTCACAAACAAGTATAAGCTTCCGTTAGTCCTTTTTATAGGAGTGAACCATCACATTCAACATACTCTACTTGGTTGTGCACTGATTGCTGATGACACACTTTATACATATCTGTGGTTAATGCAAACATGGTATATAGCAATGGGAGAGCGATCTCCAAAGGTGATACTCACTGACCAAAATACCTCTATGAAAGCAGTCATTGAGGCAGTTCTTCCTGGAACACGTCACTACTTTTCTCTGTGgtatattttggaaaagatTCCTAAAGAGCTCGAGTTTTTAAGCATGTGGCACGAGAATTTTATGGAGAAGTTCAAGAAGTGTGTTTTTAAGTCGTGGACCAAGGAAGAGTTTGAGAAGAGGTGGCAGAAGTTGCTCGATAAATTTAATCTTAGAGAAGTTGAGTGGATGCAACATTTGTATGATGATCGTGCTTATTGGGTCCCTGCTTTTGCAGAAGATGTTTCTTTTGCTGGCTTATGCACATCTTCACGAATGGAGAGTTTGAACTCttcttttgacaaatatgTTCAGATTGAAACATCCTTGAAGGAGTTTATAGATCGATACAGAGACATCCTTGAGGAGCGATATGAGGAAGAAGCAAAGGCAAATTTTGATGCTTGGCACGAAACTCCGGAGTTGAAGTCTCCATCTCCGTTTGAGAAACAAATGTCACTGGTATATACTTAcgaaatctttaaaaaatttcaaatggaGGTTTTGGGAGCTGCTGCGTGCCATCTGAAGAAAGAAACTGAAGACGAAACTATTGCGACTTACAATGTCAAAGACTTTGAAGACGGTCAGAATTATGTTGTTGAATGCAGTCACTCAAATTCAGATATATATTGCTCCTGCCGttcatttgaatataaaggtTTTCTCTGTAGACATGCCATTATTGTCCTCCAAATGTCTGGCGTTTTCAGTATACCATCCAAGTATATATTGCAGCGTTGGACCAACACTGCTATGAGCAGAAATCCAATCAATGAAAAGTTGGATGAAGTGCAATATAAGGTCCGTCGTTTTAATGATCTTTGTCGAAGAGCTATAATATTGGGAGAAGAAGGGTCTTTGTCTCAGGAGAGTTATGACATTGCACTTTCTGCAATTAACGAAGCTTTGAAACAATGTGCAACTGTGAGTAGGAGCAGTTCTGCAGAAACTGATGTGAGGTCTGACACCTCAACAATGCTTGTTTTTGGTATTGAGGATAACCAATGCAACAACAACAACTTAGCTGTTGATAATGCTCCTGATCTTAAGGTGATTAATGCTAAAAAGATTCCTAACTTGGCAGGGTCGAGCAATGAACCTGAAGTCAATGAAAGCAACAAAAATGGGAAGGTGATCATT GTATCTCAACCATTTGCTACAAATGCTGGATCCCGGGATGATTTCAATCAAATG cATTGA
- the LOC101221972 gene encoding protein FAR1-RELATED SEQUENCE 4 isoform X6 encodes MNSNSIIPNSFLEPCLGMEFDSHEHAYSFYRDYAKSMGFGTSKLSSRRSRASKEFIDAKFSCMRYGNKQQSDDAINPRPSPKIGCKASMHVKRKHNGKWYVYSFVKDHNHDLLPSQVHLFRSHRNIDPLKNDVKIRKRKNSAAISKLFSAYQNVDCLENFVRNQHDKGRTLALESGDAHILLELFMHMQQENPKFFYAVDMNEEHQLRNVFWVDGKGMEDYAHFGDVVSFDTTYFTNKYKLPLVLFIGVNHHIQHTLLGCALIADDTLYTYLWLMQTWYIAMGERSPKVILTDQNTSMKAVIEAVLPGTRHYFSLWYILEKIPKELEFLSMWHENFMEKFKKCVFKSWTKEEFEKRWQKLLDKFNLREVEWMQHLYDDRAYWVPAFAEDVSFAGLCTSSRMESLNSSFDKYVQIETSLKEFIDRYRDILEERYEEEAKANFDAWHETPELKSPSPFEKQMSLVYTYEIFKKFQMEVLGAAACHLKKETEDETIATYNVKDFEDGQNYVVECSHSNSDIYCSCRSFEYKGFLCRHAIIVLQMSGVFSIPSKYILQRWTNTAMSRNPINEKLDEVQYKVRRFNDLCRRAIILGEEGSLSQESYDIALSAINEALKQCATVSRSSSAETDVRSDTSTMLVFGIEDNQCNNNNLAVDNAPDLKVINAKKIPNLAGSSNEPEVNESNKNGKVSQPFATNAGSRDDFNQMH; translated from the exons ATGAATTCCAATTCCATCATCCCCAATTCTTTCCTAGAGCCATGCCTTGGCATGGAGTTTGATTCTCACGAACATGCATATTCGTTCTATAGAGACTACGCCAAGTCTATGGGCTTTGGAACTTCCAAATTAAGCAGCCGTCGTTCTAGGGCATCCAAGGAATTTATTGATGCAAAGTTTTCATGTATGAGATATGGCAATAAGCAGCAGTCTGATGATGCTATCAACCCACGTCCTTCCCCCAAAATTGGTTGTAAAGCCAGCATGCACGTCAAGAGAAAACATAATGGGAAATGGTATGTTTATAGTTTTGTAAAAGATCATAACCACGACCTTTTACCCTCTCAAGTTCATCTTTTTAGAAGCCACCGAAATATTGATCCTCTCAAAAACGACGTTAAAATACGGAAACGGAAGAATTCAGCTGCCATCTCAAAACTGTTCAGTGCTTATCAGAATGTTGATTGTTTAGAAAACTTTGTGAGAAACCAACACGATAAGGGTCGCACCTTGGCTCTAGAATCAGGGGACGCACATATTCTGCTTGAACTTTTTATGCATATGCAGcaagaaaatccaaaattctTTTATGCAGTTGATATGAATGAAGAGCACCAGTTGCGCAATGTGTTCTGGGTTGACGGCAAAGGTATGGAAGACTATGCACACTTTGGAGATGTGGTTTCATTTGACACCACGTATTTCACAAACAAGTATAAGCTTCCGTTAGTCCTTTTTATAGGAGTGAACCATCACATTCAACATACTCTACTTGGTTGTGCACTGATTGCTGATGACACACTTTATACATATCTGTGGTTAATGCAAACATGGTATATAGCAATGGGAGAGCGATCTCCAAAGGTGATACTCACTGACCAAAATACCTCTATGAAAGCAGTCATTGAGGCAGTTCTTCCTGGAACACGTCACTACTTTTCTCTGTGgtatattttggaaaagatTCCTAAAGAGCTCGAGTTTTTAAGCATGTGGCACGAGAATTTTATGGAGAAGTTCAAGAAGTGTGTTTTTAAGTCGTGGACCAAGGAAGAGTTTGAGAAGAGGTGGCAGAAGTTGCTCGATAAATTTAATCTTAGAGAAGTTGAGTGGATGCAACATTTGTATGATGATCGTGCTTATTGGGTCCCTGCTTTTGCAGAAGATGTTTCTTTTGCTGGCTTATGCACATCTTCACGAATGGAGAGTTTGAACTCttcttttgacaaatatgTTCAGATTGAAACATCCTTGAAGGAGTTTATAGATCGATACAGAGACATCCTTGAGGAGCGATATGAGGAAGAAGCAAAGGCAAATTTTGATGCTTGGCACGAAACTCCGGAGTTGAAGTCTCCATCTCCGTTTGAGAAACAAATGTCACTGGTATATACTTAcgaaatctttaaaaaatttcaaatggaGGTTTTGGGAGCTGCTGCGTGCCATCTGAAGAAAGAAACTGAAGACGAAACTATTGCGACTTACAATGTCAAAGACTTTGAAGACGGTCAGAATTATGTTGTTGAATGCAGTCACTCAAATTCAGATATATATTGCTCCTGCCGttcatttgaatataaaggtTTTCTCTGTAGACATGCCATTATTGTCCTCCAAATGTCTGGCGTTTTCAGTATACCATCCAAGTATATATTGCAGCGTTGGACCAACACTGCTATGAGCAGAAATCCAATCAATGAAAAGTTGGATGAAGTGCAATATAAGGTCCGTCGTTTTAATGATCTTTGTCGAAGAGCTATAATATTGGGAGAAGAAGGGTCTTTGTCTCAGGAGAGTTATGACATTGCACTTTCTGCAATTAACGAAGCTTTGAAACAATGTGCAACTGTGAGTAGGAGCAGTTCTGCAGAAACTGATGTGAGGTCTGACACCTCAACAATGCTTGTTTTTGGTATTGAGGATAACCAATGCAACAACAACAACTTAGCTGTTGATAATGCTCCTGATCTTAAGGTGATTAATGCTAAAAAGATTCCTAACTTGGCAGGGTCGAGCAATGAACCTGAAGTCAATGAAAGCAACAAAAATGGGAAG GTATCTCAACCATTTGCTACAAATGCTGGATCCCGGGATGATTTCAATCAAATG cATTGA
- the LOC101221972 gene encoding protein FAR1-RELATED SEQUENCE 4 isoform X5 encodes MNSNSIIPNSFLEPCLGMEFDSHEHAYSFYRDYAKSMGFGTSKLSSRRSRASKEFIDAKFSCMRYGNKQQSDDAINPRPSPKIGCKASMHVKRKHNGKWYVYSFVKDHNHDLLPSQVHLFRSHRNIDPLKNDVKIRKRKNSAAISKLFSAYQNVDCLENFVRNQHDKGRTLALESGDAHILLELFMHMQQENPKFFYAVDMNEEHQLRNVFWVDGKGMEDYAHFGDVVSFDTTYFTNKYKLPLVLFIGVNHHIQHTLLGCALIADDTLYTYLWLMQTWYIAMGERSPKVILTDQNTSMKAVIEAVLPGTRHYFSLWYILEKIPKELEFLSMWHENFMEKFKKCVFKSWTKEEFEKRWQKLLDKFNLREVEWMQHLYDDRAYWVPAFAEDVSFAGLCTSSRMESLNSSFDKYVQIETSLKEFIDRYRDILEERYEEEAKANFDAWHETPELKSPSPFEKQMSLVYTYEIFKKFQMEVLGAAACHLKKETEDETIATYNVKDFEDGQNYVVECSHSNSDIYCSCRSFEYKGFLCRHAIIVLQMSGVFSIPSKYILQRWTNTAMSRNPINEKLDEVQYKVRRFNDLCRRAIILGEEGSLSQESYDIALSAINEALKQCATVSRSSSAETDVRSDTSTMLVFGIEDNQCNNNNLAVDNAPDLKVINAKKIPNLAGSSNEPEVNESNKNGKVSQPFATNAGSRDDFNQMA; translated from the exons ATGAATTCCAATTCCATCATCCCCAATTCTTTCCTAGAGCCATGCCTTGGCATGGAGTTTGATTCTCACGAACATGCATATTCGTTCTATAGAGACTACGCCAAGTCTATGGGCTTTGGAACTTCCAAATTAAGCAGCCGTCGTTCTAGGGCATCCAAGGAATTTATTGATGCAAAGTTTTCATGTATGAGATATGGCAATAAGCAGCAGTCTGATGATGCTATCAACCCACGTCCTTCCCCCAAAATTGGTTGTAAAGCCAGCATGCACGTCAAGAGAAAACATAATGGGAAATGGTATGTTTATAGTTTTGTAAAAGATCATAACCACGACCTTTTACCCTCTCAAGTTCATCTTTTTAGAAGCCACCGAAATATTGATCCTCTCAAAAACGACGTTAAAATACGGAAACGGAAGAATTCAGCTGCCATCTCAAAACTGTTCAGTGCTTATCAGAATGTTGATTGTTTAGAAAACTTTGTGAGAAACCAACACGATAAGGGTCGCACCTTGGCTCTAGAATCAGGGGACGCACATATTCTGCTTGAACTTTTTATGCATATGCAGcaagaaaatccaaaattctTTTATGCAGTTGATATGAATGAAGAGCACCAGTTGCGCAATGTGTTCTGGGTTGACGGCAAAGGTATGGAAGACTATGCACACTTTGGAGATGTGGTTTCATTTGACACCACGTATTTCACAAACAAGTATAAGCTTCCGTTAGTCCTTTTTATAGGAGTGAACCATCACATTCAACATACTCTACTTGGTTGTGCACTGATTGCTGATGACACACTTTATACATATCTGTGGTTAATGCAAACATGGTATATAGCAATGGGAGAGCGATCTCCAAAGGTGATACTCACTGACCAAAATACCTCTATGAAAGCAGTCATTGAGGCAGTTCTTCCTGGAACACGTCACTACTTTTCTCTGTGgtatattttggaaaagatTCCTAAAGAGCTCGAGTTTTTAAGCATGTGGCACGAGAATTTTATGGAGAAGTTCAAGAAGTGTGTTTTTAAGTCGTGGACCAAGGAAGAGTTTGAGAAGAGGTGGCAGAAGTTGCTCGATAAATTTAATCTTAGAGAAGTTGAGTGGATGCAACATTTGTATGATGATCGTGCTTATTGGGTCCCTGCTTTTGCAGAAGATGTTTCTTTTGCTGGCTTATGCACATCTTCACGAATGGAGAGTTTGAACTCttcttttgacaaatatgTTCAGATTGAAACATCCTTGAAGGAGTTTATAGATCGATACAGAGACATCCTTGAGGAGCGATATGAGGAAGAAGCAAAGGCAAATTTTGATGCTTGGCACGAAACTCCGGAGTTGAAGTCTCCATCTCCGTTTGAGAAACAAATGTCACTGGTATATACTTAcgaaatctttaaaaaatttcaaatggaGGTTTTGGGAGCTGCTGCGTGCCATCTGAAGAAAGAAACTGAAGACGAAACTATTGCGACTTACAATGTCAAAGACTTTGAAGACGGTCAGAATTATGTTGTTGAATGCAGTCACTCAAATTCAGATATATATTGCTCCTGCCGttcatttgaatataaaggtTTTCTCTGTAGACATGCCATTATTGTCCTCCAAATGTCTGGCGTTTTCAGTATACCATCCAAGTATATATTGCAGCGTTGGACCAACACTGCTATGAGCAGAAATCCAATCAATGAAAAGTTGGATGAAGTGCAATATAAGGTCCGTCGTTTTAATGATCTTTGTCGAAGAGCTATAATATTGGGAGAAGAAGGGTCTTTGTCTCAGGAGAGTTATGACATTGCACTTTCTGCAATTAACGAAGCTTTGAAACAATGTGCAACTGTGAGTAGGAGCAGTTCTGCAGAAACTGATGTGAGGTCTGACACCTCAACAATGCTTGTTTTTGGTATTGAGGATAACCAATGCAACAACAACAACTTAGCTGTTGATAATGCTCCTGATCTTAAGGTGATTAATGCTAAAAAGATTCCTAACTTGGCAGGGTCGAGCAATGAACCTGAAGTCAATGAAAGCAACAAAAATGGGAAG GTATCTCAACCATTTGCTACAAATGCTGGATCCCGGGATGATTTCAATCAAATG GCATGA